From Thermodesulfobacteriota bacterium:
CGCTTCGTATATGCCTTCTTTCGGAAACTTAACCAATAATGGATTAAGTCTAGTTAAAACACTAGGCTGTAATATCCCCTTGGCAGAGTAAACATATGAAATATTGGGGTCTATTTCAGTCCATCCCCTTGACTTAGTAGCGTCAAATTTAACTTCCACTTTGCCTGAAAAGTGTAGGAACAGAGTAGGGTTTGAAAAATTAGTGTTGCCTAAGTTACCTATACCTAACCAGAATGACTGCTCAGAATTTTGCCATTTCATGACTGCAGAATGTGAACGAAGGTCAATACTTTCCTGGTAGTTATGTTCTTGTGCATTTGGATATTCCTGAGTAACAAATACACGACCTGGAACCTTGTGTTGGCTAGTGAATAAAGCTGGTTCAATTGGTTTTTTTGCAGTTATGTCTATTTCCGACCTTGAAATATGAAATCTTTCATAAAATAAATGTACTGAAGGAATAAGGATATACAAAAATAGAAACGATAAACACAAACCAACGAGCCCAAATTTTTTATAATTACACGCTCTTATGGCAAAAACCAGAGAAACAAAAGCTGCTATGAGATAAACTACAGTCCAGAACACTGTACCTCCTCAGCTAGAAAGGATGCTAATTAAGGAAAGACGTCCTCGCGATCACCCCTATGTTATTCCTTGATTTACTTGTAAGGAAAATAGTGAGCAAAACAGTGAGCAAAACAGTTCTTTTCATTTTAATAGCCCCTTATATTTGCCAGGGTTCCTTGTAGTGGGTTTCGAGTTCCTAGTGGACTTATGAATCTAGTGAGACGTTTCGGGTTTATAGACCTTATTTACCAATTCCTTAGCTAGCCTTTTACCTATCTCCGCGGCAACTAAACGATCCAAAGACATAATGTTTTGATAAAAGCTACCTGTCCATGTTATAGAACCAGTCTTTATATCAATCATTTTACACGATACAGTCGCAGGGAAAAATCCATACCAAAGTTTATATGTTTCGACAGAACCGACTATTAAATAATCACAGTCTGCTAGTTTGCCTATTTTTTCTAACGACACCTTTTGTAAAGCACCAGTTAAATCCAATCCTTGCTCTCTCAATATGCTTTGTAAATAAGTCCTTTCTACTACTTTTATGTTGGATTTTAAAAGTTCTTGGGTCATAGAATAAGGGATAATCGTTCCAATATTCACGTCATTACAAACAAATGGCAAAATAGCTATTTGAGAAGTTTTATCAAATTGTGTTTCAGGTAAAAGTTCACTGGAAATATGAACACACCCAAACAATAGTAATGCAAATGTAAGGATAATTACTGGTATCTTCATAATACTCTCCATTTTAGACATTAACCCCCTTTGCTTGCTACCTTAGCCATATCTTGGTAAACATAACAAGAACATCCTTTCGGCTTATGCCTTAAAACAAAAAAGGCGCCCTTCCTCTTCACTCCCTGTAATCCCAGGATTTAAAGAAAGACGCCCTCCATAATTGCCCCTTTATGCTTAGGGTTTAGGGACTTAAAACAACTATTATCTAACCATACACTTACCTATACCTTAATTATCAGACAAAATCCAGTCTTTTTTCGTCTTTTTAAACTCTTTCCATTAGACAATGAGACTGTGTTGTAATACATATTTTGTCACCCTGAACTCGTTTCAGGGTCTCATGACGTATTGATTTTATTAGATGCTGAAACAAATTCAGCATGACATTTTGCCTTGATATACTAATTGTGACACACTTTCAATACAGGGGGGATTTTACAAAATCTTCTCTCTTATCTCATGTTTTTCTTTGTCTCTATTAGAACAAACGTATTCATCATGAACTATGGGACTGGCGCTCTTTTTCCACGTAAACCTTCATGTCGTGAATATGTTTTGAGACCTCTTGAAGCGATGTGCCAGGACCAAAAACAGCCTTAACCCCAAGGCAGAGCAACTCTCTTGAATCATTCGGCGAGATGACTCCTCCAAAAATCAAGGGAATCCCCTTCATTTTTCTATCACCCATTAGCCTGAGGATCTCCGAAGCAAAATAACTGTGTTCTCCCATAGAACAACTGATACCTATGATATCAACATCCTCCTCCTCTGCTGCCCTTACTGCCTCTGAAGGGAATTCAAAACGGGTAAAAACAACTTCGAAACCTGCATCTCGAAGAGTATGTGCAATTGTTTTCACTCCTCTATCATGGGCGTCCATAGCCCACTTTCCCAGTAGGATTTTCATAATCATCCAATTCCTTCCTCAACCTGAGATTTATTCACATGCACAAAATTTAATTGGTCTTTGCCCATCTATCCGTTTGTTCCCATATCATAAAACATTATAGAATTTTCTTTAATTATCATTTGAAGGCTGGTTTTCTGAAGCCAGAAATGGGTGTCCATGTCTGTTTTTCGACATCGGCCTTATAGAACTTGTAAGCCTCTCCGCCTTTATGATTATTTTTACTATAGCTAACAGGATTTGAGATATCACCAGTGCTAAAGTTTTCAAAGGTCTCATAGGCATCTACAAGTGTGTCAGGCGTTAAACCTCGACCTGCTCTGTTCATTCCTTCAGCACAGATCATCGAAGTCACCCAACCCTGGATGTAACTTCTGGTCTTCATCTTCGTCTCGGGCTCATACTTCTTAGTAATTTTTCTCAGTTGACTCATTCCGGGTGTATCATCATACCAATAACCAAAGGGGCTAACCGCAATAACGTCCTTTGATGCACTACCTGCAGCTTCTACTATGGCCTCTTCACTAACATATATAGACCCAATAATCTTAGTTTTCAAATCATATTTTTTTGCGTCTTTCAAAAAGGAAATAGCGCCAGCTACAGCGTTATGAAGAATTATGTAATCTGGCTTCGATTTCTTTAAATTCAACACTTGAGAGGTTGCATCGATAGCACCAAGGGCAACAACTATTTTATCGCTTAATTCCATGTTGTATTTTGGAAGGTATTTTTCAGCGGCCCTTAATCCGGTTTTGCCTATCTCAACGTCTGGATAAACTATGGCTATTTTCGGGTTTTCTGCTTTCATATCTTTCATAATATAATCTATGATAATTTTTATGCCATCATCATAACTGGCCGAAGCATTGAAGATATATCGTTTTAAGGGAGTTGTCATAGTCTCTGCAAGACTTATTGGTATCACAGGGACCTTATATTTCTCAATCTCCCTTGCAAGGGCTAGAGTCTGACCTGTCCCTCCACAATAAAGGATAGATAAAACCACATCTTTAAAGAGAAGTTTTTTGAAAGCAGCAAATGAACCAGGAATTGTATAATGGTCATCTTCCAGGATAATCATTACTTTCCTTCCATTTATTCCTCCTGTATCATTGATATGCCTAAAATATATCCTTGTTGCTTCCTTTAGGGGGATCCCTACAGGAGCTCCAACGCCTGTTTGATCAGCAATTAATCCGATCTTTACAGTGTCATTGGTTACACCTCTACCCTCTTCTGTGTAGCCAAGCCTTGTAAATACAAATACCAGAAAGCCAATAACAAAAAACAGCATAAAGGTTTTATAAATGCTCGTAATTAATTTCTTTAGCATCGTACACCTCCTAGTAAATATAACTCCAGCCAAAGGTTTCCTTTAATACCCCCATGGATTCTTCTAACGTGGCGTTTGCCCTCACAGCCTCAACAAGATATGGCATCAGTTCTGCATTAGCCTTCGGCCAATTGTCTCTCACATCCATAGCCACCTTTTTTAACTCTGCCAGGGCGGCTTCTGTCTTCTTAGAATCTCTCTCCTTACGAAACTTCTTCACACGCTCTACCATTATTGCCTCTGCTTTAAGATCAGGCTTGTGAAGGTTTATCTCCATTTCCTCCTTAATCTGGTACTTGTTCACCCCGACCTTTATCTTCTCCCCGGACTCGATCTTCTGCCTCCACTCAAAGGCAGACCTCTCCAACTCTCGACGAATCCAGCCATCTTTCCAGCAATTGACGTATCCCATTTCCTCAATCCTCTGTATGAGCTTTGTGGCTTCTTCTTCTACCCTGTCGGTCAACCACTCCAAATAATAGGAACCCCCAAGAGGATCAACAACCTTTGCAACGTTTGTCTCCTCGTATATAATCTGCTGCGTTCTCAAACAGAGAGTAGCTGATTCCTCTGTAGGTATCGATAATGCCTCATCATAATGGGTAGTCCAGATTGATGTGGCACCCCCCAATGCAGCGGCAAGAGTCTGAATCCCTGCCCGGACAATATTGTTAAGTGGCTGCTGGGCGGTCAAGGAAGTACCTGCGGTTTCCGCCTGAATGATGGCTTTATAAGACTGAGGTTTTCTGCAACCCCACCTCTCCTTCGTAATTCGAGCCCACATCCTTCTAAAAGCCCTCATCTTCGCTATTGCTTCAAAGAAATCATCATCTATTGCAAAATGAAAACCATATCTGTTGACAAATTCATCTGCGTGAATGCCCAACTGTAACGTTGCCTCTGTAAAAGCTATTGCCGTCGCTACCATAAAAGCCAGTTCCTGGACAGGGGTAGCCCCTGATTCCTGAAAACCATAGCCCTGAAATGAAATAGGACTCCACATTGGTATGTTTTGAGTGCAGTACTTTATATACTCCGAGGCTACCTTCAATGAATTCTCAGGCAAGAATGAACGCAGGTCCCAACAGGTTTGTCTGTAAAAGTTGGCAACAGTATGTCCACGCAGCTTGTGGGCAGGAAACCCCATATTTTCAGCAGTAACCTGATACATTGCTAGTGTTGGAAGAGATGTATCATACGTTGCATATACAACCCCGGTCTTATCCAGGGGAAGATCATGAAAGAGTACCTCCATGTCCCTTGTATTGCTCCAATTGCTTCCTACAAGACCAACCTGCCCTTTGGCAGCAGGATTGTCCGGGTCATAGCCCTCCTGAACAACTGCATCAGGAGCAATAAAGTATTGGGGAACCATGCCCTCATGGGCGTCAAGACCTTGCCTTCTCAGTAGGTCGTACCTTTCACGGGCCCTTTCAGGGGTACCGTATCCCAAACCCTGCTGTGTTGTCCACATAGAAAACTGATACATAAGAGGATAAGTTCCCCTGGTATAAGGATAAACCCCGGGCATCGTGAGCTGCTCGGCATGAGTTTCCTCAACATCTCCGGGTATATATACAGGTTTTATCTCAATGCCGGAATCTGTAAATAATGAGAGTTTTCTGCCTTTGTAATACCTTTCATATTCTCTCCTCCACTCTTCCCCGCATTCTTTTGCTTTATCTATGGTCTTCTCGGAGAACATATCTTACCCCTTCATCTCTTGTTTCTGACAATAACATCTCCTCTCTTATTTGTTGAGCAAAAACAGAAACTCACCTGGACTAAACTGCAGTTTTCAAAATACAATCCTGTCCATATTCTTTCGCGGTTACATGATGCAAGTAATGATAAAGGCTTTTACTGTTGTGAGATATCTAAATGCAATAAATAATAACCCCCAGGAGAGTGTTTATGAATCGGTATAGCACACCAAGGGCAAAAGTCAATAGTAGATAATTGGCAAGAAAATGGTTAGATACAATTACAATTATGATAGAGATAACAGGTAGGATCTAAGGTTCGCTTTTTTGTTGTTTATTCCAATCTTCGCTCTTACATTTTTTCTGTGGGCATCAATTGTCCATGTAGATACATTCATCAATTCTGCTATTTCTTTCGCAGTCTTTCCTTGTTTCACAAGGTTCGCTACTTGAATTTCTGTTGGGGTAAGGTTTAAATATGTAGACGATAACTTCCGAGAAAATGGTGAAATGATATTTTTGAGATTTGATTCAAGGATATCTATGTATACCAGTTGCCTGCGATCCAACTTGGTACTCTTCAACTTATCCAAAAAGGGAGCTACCAGTTCTTTCACATTGGCCAACATTTTTTCCTCAATCTCCGTTTTGTCTTCTTCTCTTCTTTTCAGCAAGACTTTTAAAGCAGTATTCGCTTCCTCAAGACTCTTAGTCTTAATCTGTAAATCTGCCTCTCTTTGTTTCAACATTCTTTCTGCTTTCTTGTTTTCAGTTACATCTAAAAGTGAACCCATCACACATATCGCTTTACCCGCCTTATTTCGAACCAAGCTTGACGAAAGCAGAACATCGAATAGGGAACCGTCTCTTCTTTTGCCTTTAAGCTCTCCTATCCAGCTCCCTTTGGACAACGTAGCTTCTACCACCTTCAAAGGCTTCTTTTTCCTATCCCACAGTTCTAAATGATGCCTTCCCAATGCCTCCTTTTCATTATTATATCCCCACATTCTTATAAAAGATTCATTTACGTATGTAATTTGCCCATTAAGAGTACAGAAAATAATCGCATTTATGGCCGATGCTACGGCATTATCCTTTATCCTCATCGCATCTTCTGCCTGCCTTTGCTCGGTAGCGTCCATTGCAAGTCCTATAATTCCTGAGGGATTTCCCGCCTCGTCTTTTAAGGGGTTCATGTGGACGGTTCTCAAATTATCATTCATTTACAACTAATTAGAATTTAATCCTACTTCTTTGCCTGGTCATTTTGTTGACGGTGGCAACCTCCAATCCGTAATAGCAACGAATCTACCAGTTAGAGGGTTAGCCTTAAAAAGCTTACTGTAACGCAATGTGTGATGTATCGTTGGAGTATAATTTATTAGCCCGCATAAGCCCTGTGTGTCAAAGCCTTTTAGTGTTTCCAATGCACTTACCAATGTTTCAACATTTAAATCCTTCCCCGCTCTTTTAATCCCTTCGCAGAGAATAAGAGACCTGGTCCACCCAACAGAATAACTTCTGACTCCATAAGACTTGAAAACATCTTGATTATACTTCATGCTTATCTCTCTCATCTTTTTCGTTCCGGGAGTTTCTTCATACCATGAGTTGTATTGAGCGGTACCTGTATAATTCTTTGCTTGCTCGCCACTTATCGTAATAAGATCCTCGGTAGTCGAAGCACTGATTCCAAAGACGGGTATATCGAAATCATAGCTCTTTAACCCTTTAAGCAGGGCGGCTGCTACTGGTCCAACGTGAAATACTAAGGCGTGAGTTATTCCCGCTCTCTTCATTGAAAGAACCTGAGAGGTAAAATCAATGGAGTTCGTAGGAATTACTTCTGTCTGAAGCTTTACGTGAAAAAACTTTGCCCACTCTTCGGCTCCTCTCATGGCAACTTTTCCCGATTCAGCATCTAAATAGCAGATAGAAATCTTTGGGTTCTGGGGCTTCAACTCGTTAAAAATATAACCGAAGACTACACCCCATTCGTCATCATACAGGCCGCTGTTGGGAAATACGTACTTCTTGTACGGTTCCATAACGGACCTATCAGCTGCATATGGTAACGCAGGAATCTTGTTCTTCTCAATATGTCGAAACAGAACCTTGGCCTCACCGGTAGAGACAGGACCTAAAAGTGCCAGCACTTGATCTTTAAATAACAACTTCTTAAAGGCAGCTATCGATGTAGGAATGGAGTAACGGGAATCCTCTGCAATTAATTGTAACTTCCGTCCGTGTATGCCCCCTTGATCGTTTATGTATCTAAAATAGTTTTTGCTGGCTTCGACAACCGGAACTGTGAAATTCGCAGTAGGCCCTGTGTGATCGCCTATTGACCCTATTTTTATTAAGGTATCCGTTACTCCCCTAATATCCTTTGCATGACTGAGTGAATCAGTAATGAAAAAAATACTGCCTAACAATCCGATTGCCACAAATAACCTTCTTTTCATTTTCATATTTCACCTCTCTTCTATTAGCGTTTAAACTAAGTGGAAGCAGCTCGGTTGTGCTGCTTCCGCCTCGCGTATCTAGGCAGACACCAGTTTTTTCTTCTTCAAGAATTTCATTGATTTTTTCCCGTGCTGTCCTTCCATGTCCATAATGGAATCTACCTTTTCGTTCTAGCTTACGAGCTGTTTTAACCTGGAAATGATCTCTTCGGCACCAAATACGATCTCTTCTATTATCTCCTTGACACTTTGAGACTTCTTTATCATCCCTGCAACCTGCCCACCCGGAATTGACCCGTTAACCATATCTCCTTCGATAAGCCCTTTTCTGATTTTGCCCATTCCAAATTTTCTTATATCATCTCCGGAAATTCCCATACTCTCTTTGTCAAGCCATTCATCCGTGAAACGGTTTCTAATCGCTCTCATGGGAGTGCCTGTGACTTGTCCTGTCACAACAGTATCTTCTATGGAAGCTCTGATGATAAAATCCTTGAGATTAGGATGACAGGGGGATTCCTCCGCCACCATGAAACGGGTTCCCATCTGAATCCCACATGCACCCATTGCGAGAGCGGCGACAAATCCTCTGGCGTCTCCAAAACCACCTGCTGCGATCACCGGTACCTTCACTGCATCTACTACCTGGGGCACCAGTGGAAGTGTTGCGATTCCCCCCACATGACCTCCGCCCTCACAGCCAGAAGCTATGATTGCGGACGCCCCTTCTGCCTCTAACCTCAGGGCATGTCTCACTGAGGGAACGACGGGAAGGATCTTTACCCCGTGCTGTGAAGCCAACGGGAAAACTTTCTGGGGATCTGAAACGCCAGTCGTTATTACCGGTACCTGTTCTTCACACACTATCTCGAGCTTGCCCTGTAACATAAACTCCCACATAACTAAATTTACTCCAAATGGTTTATCTGTCAGGTCTCTAATCTTTTGGATTGACCCTCTAAGTTCTTCCAGTGGTACAGTACCGCTTGCCAAAATCCCCAATCCTCCAGCATTCGATACCGTTGCAGCGAATTCCGGAGTACCTACCCATCCCATCCCGCCGAGGATAATGGGATATTTAATTTTGAGAAGATCACAGATAGCTGTATGGATCATAATTAAACTCCTTTCTTGTTGCATCATACTTGAGATTTATATGACTGTTCTTTTTGCTGGTCTGAAAGACTCAGAAAATTAACACATGGCTTATGTAGCGATGGCATCAGAGAAATCAAGCAGTCTTTTTATCCTTTTCTGAACCCTTTATGTGAAGCTATATCAACGATGCCAATGTTTTACAAAGAAGTCTTTTTCGG
This genomic window contains:
- a CDS encoding GNA1162 family protein is translated as MKIPVIILTFALLLFGCVHISSELLPETQFDKTSQIAILPFVCNDVNIGTIIPYSMTQELLKSNIKVVERTYLQSILREQGLDLTGALQKVSLEKIGKLADCDYLIVGSVETYKLWYGFFPATVSCKMIDIKTGSITWTGSFYQNIMSLDRLVAAEIGKRLAKELVNKVYKPETSH
- a CDS encoding cobalamin-dependent protein (Presence of a B(12) (cobalamin)-binding domain implies dependence on cobalamin itself, in one of its several forms, or in some unusual lineages, dependence on a cobalamin-like analog.) yields the protein MIMKILLGKWAMDAHDRGVKTIAHTLRDAGFEVVFTRFEFPSEAVRAAEEEDVDIIGISCSMGEHSYFASEILRLMGDRKMKGIPLIFGGVISPNDSRELLCLGVKAVFGPGTSLQEVSKHIHDMKVYVEKERQSHSS
- a CDS encoding ABC transporter substrate-binding protein; this translates as MAGVIFTRRCTMLKKLITSIYKTFMLFFVIGFLVFVFTRLGYTEEGRGVTNDTVKIGLIADQTGVGAPVGIPLKEATRIYFRHINDTGGINGRKVMIILEDDHYTIPGSFAAFKKLLFKDVVLSILYCGGTGQTLALAREIEKYKVPVIPISLAETMTTPLKRYIFNASASYDDGIKIIIDYIMKDMKAENPKIAIVYPDVEIGKTGLRAAEKYLPKYNMELSDKIVVALGAIDATSQVLNLKKSKPDYIILHNAVAGAISFLKDAKKYDLKTKIIGSIYVSEEAIVEAAGSASKDVIAVSPFGYWYDDTPGMSQLRKITKKYEPETKMKTRSYIQGWVTSMICAEGMNRAGRGLTPDTLVDAYETFENFSTGDISNPVSYSKNNHKGGEAYKFYKADVEKQTWTPISGFRKPAFK
- a CDS encoding methylmalonyl-CoA mutase family protein; its protein translation is MFSEKTIDKAKECGEEWRREYERYYKGRKLSLFTDSGIEIKPVYIPGDVEETHAEQLTMPGVYPYTRGTYPLMYQFSMWTTQQGLGYGTPERARERYDLLRRQGLDAHEGMVPQYFIAPDAVVQEGYDPDNPAAKGQVGLVGSNWSNTRDMEVLFHDLPLDKTGVVYATYDTSLPTLAMYQVTAENMGFPAHKLRGHTVANFYRQTCWDLRSFLPENSLKVASEYIKYCTQNIPMWSPISFQGYGFQESGATPVQELAFMVATAIAFTEATLQLGIHADEFVNRYGFHFAIDDDFFEAIAKMRAFRRMWARITKERWGCRKPQSYKAIIQAETAGTSLTAQQPLNNIVRAGIQTLAAALGGATSIWTTHYDEALSIPTEESATLCLRTQQIIYEETNVAKVVDPLGGSYYLEWLTDRVEEEATKLIQRIEEMGYVNCWKDGWIRRELERSAFEWRQKIESGEKIKVGVNKYQIKEEMEINLHKPDLKAEAIMVERVKKFRKERDSKKTEAALAELKKVAMDVRDNWPKANAELMPYLVEAVRANATLEESMGVLKETFGWSYIY
- a CDS encoding PAS domain S-box protein, which codes for MNPLKDEAGNPSGIIGLAMDATEQRQAEDAMRIKDNAVASAINAIIFCTLNGQITYVNESFIRMWGYNNEKEALGRHHLELWDRKKKPLKVVEATLSKGSWIGELKGKRRDGSLFDVLLSSSLVRNKAGKAICVMGSLLDVTENKKAERMLKQREADLQIKTKSLEEANTALKVLLKRREEDKTEIEEKMLANVKELVAPFLDKLKSTKLDRRQLVYIDILESNLKNIISPFSRKLSSTYLNLTPTEIQVANLVKQGKTAKEIAELMNVSTWTIDAHRKNVRAKIGINNKKANLRSYLLSLS
- a CDS encoding ABC transporter substrate-binding protein — encoded protein: MKRRLFVAIGLLGSIFFITDSLSHAKDIRGVTDTLIKIGSIGDHTGPTANFTVPVVEASKNYFRYINDQGGIHGRKLQLIAEDSRYSIPTSIAAFKKLLFKDQVLALLGPVSTGEAKVLFRHIEKNKIPALPYAADRSVMEPYKKYVFPNSGLYDDEWGVVFGYIFNELKPQNPKISICYLDAESGKVAMRGAEEWAKFFHVKLQTEVIPTNSIDFTSQVLSMKRAGITHALVFHVGPVAAALLKGLKSYDFDIPVFGISASTTEDLITISGEQAKNYTGTAQYNSWYEETPGTKKMREISMKYNQDVFKSYGVRSYSVGWTRSLILCEGIKRAGKDLNVETLVSALETLKGFDTQGLCGLINYTPTIHHTLRYSKLFKANPLTGRFVAITDWRLPPSTK
- a CDS encoding nitronate monooxygenase, whose translation is MIHTAICDLLKIKYPIILGGMGWVGTPEFAATVSNAGGLGILASGTVPLEELRGSIQKIRDLTDKPFGVNLVMWEFMLQGKLEIVCEEQVPVITTGVSDPQKVFPLASQHGVKILPVVPSVRHALRLEAEGASAIIASGCEGGGHVGGIATLPLVPQVVDAVKVPVIAAGGFGDARGFVAALAMGACGIQMGTRFMVAEESPCHPNLKDFIIRASIEDTVVTGQVTGTPMRAIRNRFTDEWLDKESMGISGDDIRKFGMGKIRKGLIEGDMVNGSIPGGQVAGMIKKSQSVKEIIEEIVFGAEEIISRLKQLVS